One genomic region from Microbispora sp. ZYX-F-249 encodes:
- a CDS encoding glutathione S-transferase family protein, with protein MTTTAPVASPVDFAAYGDYTVKAATRPDGSFERPLYRFRDRVTADGSSGYAAEPGRYHLYVSLACPWAHRSVIVRALLGLEDVVSMSVVDPVRDGRGWAFREGPGHGPDELNGFTVLREAYEATEPGYDGHVSVPVLWDRRTRRIVSNNFPDISLDLGRAFARWARPGIDLYPEDLRDDIDALNERVYADVNNGVYKCGFAESQQAYEAAVTTLFTALDELEERLGGNRYLFGDRLTEADVRLWVTLARFDTVYVTHFKANLRRLADYPNLWRYARDLYANPAFGGTTDFGHIKRHYYGTHPKINPLRIVPAGPVIDWSL; from the coding sequence GTGACGACAACGGCCCCCGTCGCGAGTCCGGTGGACTTCGCGGCCTACGGCGACTACACGGTGAAGGCGGCCACCCGGCCGGACGGGTCCTTCGAGCGGCCCCTGTACCGCTTCCGCGACCGCGTGACGGCCGACGGGAGCAGCGGATACGCCGCCGAGCCCGGCCGTTACCACCTGTACGTGTCGCTGGCCTGCCCGTGGGCCCACCGCTCGGTCATCGTGCGGGCGCTGCTCGGCCTGGAGGACGTCGTGTCGATGTCCGTCGTCGATCCTGTGCGCGACGGGCGCGGGTGGGCGTTTCGCGAGGGCCCCGGCCACGGACCCGACGAGCTCAACGGCTTCACCGTGCTGCGGGAGGCGTACGAGGCGACCGAGCCCGGCTACGACGGGCACGTGTCGGTGCCCGTGCTGTGGGACCGCCGCACCCGCCGGATCGTCAGCAACAACTTCCCCGACATCAGCCTCGACCTCGGCCGGGCGTTCGCGCGGTGGGCCAGGCCGGGGATCGACCTCTATCCCGAGGACCTGCGCGACGACATCGACGCGCTCAACGAGCGCGTGTACGCCGACGTCAACAACGGCGTGTACAAGTGCGGCTTCGCCGAGAGCCAGCAGGCGTACGAGGCGGCGGTGACCACGCTGTTCACGGCCCTCGACGAGCTGGAGGAACGCCTCGGCGGCAACCGGTACCTGTTCGGCGACCGGCTCACCGAGGCGGACGTCCGCCTGTGGGTCACGCTGGCCCGGTTCGACACGGTGTACGTGACCCACTTCAAGGCGAACCTCCGCCGCCTGGCCGACTACCCCAACCTCTGGCGTTACGCCCGCGACCTGTACGCGAACCCGGCCTTCGGCGGCACGACGGACTTCGGCCACATCAAGCGGCACTACTACGGCACCCACCCGAAGATCAATCCGCTGCGCATCGTGCCCGCGGGGCCGGTCATCGACTGGAGCCTGTAG
- a CDS encoding aminotransferase class V-fold PLP-dependent enzyme → MTIDVGRVRADTPGCEHVVHFNNAGSSLPPRQVTDAVVDHLRLEERIGGYEAAAAALDRSERVYDALAGLVGADRDEIALVENATRAWDMAFYSLSWKPGDRILTSRAEYASNAIAFLQTARRYGVQVDVVPDDATGALSVDALRDMIDERVKLIAVTHVPTQGGLVNPAADIGAVAREAGVTYLLDACQSIGQMRVDVREIGCDLLSATGRKFLRGPRGTGFLYCSRRLLDRLEPPFLDLHAATWTSAETYEVRRDARRFENWEGYVAGKIGLGVAAGYALDLGLDAIEERVTGLAEALRGRLAALPAVTVHDRGARRCGIVTFTVDGHDSRDVAARLSAAKINVSVSAATSARWDFEARGLPSLVRSSVHYYNTEDELDRLCEALPTA, encoded by the coding sequence GTGACCATCGACGTCGGACGGGTGCGGGCGGACACGCCGGGGTGTGAGCACGTCGTCCACTTCAACAACGCCGGCTCGTCGCTGCCGCCGCGTCAGGTGACCGACGCCGTGGTGGACCATCTGCGCCTGGAGGAGCGTATCGGCGGTTACGAGGCGGCCGCCGCCGCCCTCGACCGGTCCGAGCGGGTCTACGACGCGCTGGCCGGGCTCGTGGGCGCGGACCGTGACGAGATCGCCCTCGTCGAGAACGCCACCCGCGCCTGGGACATGGCCTTCTACTCCCTGTCCTGGAAACCGGGCGACCGCATCCTCACCTCGCGCGCCGAGTACGCCAGCAACGCGATCGCCTTCCTGCAGACCGCCCGCAGGTACGGCGTCCAGGTGGACGTGGTGCCCGACGACGCGACCGGCGCCCTGTCCGTCGACGCGCTGCGGGACATGATCGACGAGCGGGTCAAGCTGATCGCGGTCACCCACGTGCCGACCCAGGGCGGCCTGGTCAACCCCGCGGCGGACATCGGCGCCGTGGCGCGGGAGGCCGGGGTGACGTACCTGCTGGACGCCTGCCAGTCGATCGGGCAGATGCGGGTCGACGTCCGTGAGATCGGCTGCGACCTGTTGTCGGCGACCGGGCGCAAGTTCCTGCGCGGGCCGCGCGGCACCGGCTTCCTGTACTGCTCGCGGCGCCTGCTCGACCGCCTGGAGCCGCCGTTCCTCGACCTGCACGCCGCCACCTGGACCTCGGCGGAGACCTACGAGGTACGCCGCGATGCCCGGCGGTTCGAGAACTGGGAGGGCTACGTGGCCGGCAAGATCGGCCTCGGCGTGGCGGCCGGCTACGCGCTGGACCTCGGGCTCGACGCCATCGAGGAGCGGGTGACCGGCCTCGCCGAGGCGCTGCGCGGGCGGCTGGCCGCCCTCCCCGCAGTGACCGTGCACGACCGCGGCGCACGGCGGTGCGGCATCGTGACGTTCACCGTGGACGGGCACGACAGCCGGGACGTGGCCGCCCGGCTGTCGGCCGCGAAGATCAACGTCTCGGTGTCGGCGGCGACCTCCGCCCGGTGGGACTTCGAGGCCCGCGGGCTGCCCTCGCTGGTGCGGTCCTCGGTGCACTACTACAACACCGAGGACGAACTGGACCGGCTGTGCGAGGCGCTGCCGACCGCGTGA
- a CDS encoding helix-turn-helix transcriptional regulator translates to MSTSSPAGGWTFLTNHAHVLLALSRDPDARLRDVAESVGITERAAQTIVADLEAAGYLRRERVGRRNHYTINPLAPFRHPIERHRHIGELLELFGAPVDARN, encoded by the coding sequence ATGAGCACCTCCTCCCCCGCGGGCGGCTGGACGTTCCTCACCAACCACGCGCATGTCCTGCTCGCGCTCTCCCGCGATCCCGACGCGCGGCTGCGGGACGTCGCCGAGTCGGTCGGCATCACCGAGCGGGCGGCCCAGACGATCGTCGCCGACCTCGAGGCGGCCGGCTACCTGCGTCGCGAGCGCGTGGGGCGGCGCAACCACTACACGATCAACCCGCTCGCCCCGTTCCGGCACCCGATCGAGCGGCACCGGCACATCGGCGAGTTGCTCGAGCTGTTCGGGGCGCCGGTTGACGCACGAAACTGA
- a CDS encoding TerC family protein, protein MSVPLWIWAAVLAVILAMLAVDLFAHRRAHVVGTREALTWSGLWIALGLGFGAVVWLVWGPEAGGEYLAGYLIEKSLAVDNVFVIALLFSFFAVPRELQHRVLFLGVLGALVFRAVFIGAGAVLLEHFHWILYVFGAFLLYTGVKMARHSAIEVHPDRNPILRLMRRFIPVTDSYQGQRFLVRREGDRQDGRGRWAATPLLAVLVAVETSDIVFAVDSIPAIFAVTSEPFLVFTSNAFAILGLRAMYFLLAGAMHRFGYLRYGLAAILVFVGAKMLLADVYKIPVWLSLAVICACLAIAVGASQYKNRREGRDGTRLTAGEQR, encoded by the coding sequence ATGTCGGTGCCCCTGTGGATCTGGGCCGCGGTTCTGGCGGTCATCCTCGCCATGCTCGCCGTGGACCTGTTCGCCCATCGCCGGGCCCACGTGGTGGGCACCCGTGAGGCGCTGACCTGGTCGGGGCTGTGGATCGCGCTCGGGCTCGGCTTCGGAGCCGTGGTCTGGCTGGTGTGGGGGCCCGAGGCGGGCGGGGAGTACCTGGCCGGCTACCTCATCGAGAAGTCCCTGGCCGTCGACAACGTCTTCGTGATCGCGCTGCTGTTCTCGTTCTTCGCGGTCCCCCGCGAGCTGCAGCATCGCGTGCTGTTCCTCGGCGTGCTCGGCGCGCTGGTCTTCCGCGCGGTGTTCATCGGCGCGGGCGCCGTCCTGCTCGAACACTTCCACTGGATCCTGTACGTCTTCGGCGCGTTCCTGCTCTACACCGGCGTGAAGATGGCCAGGCATTCGGCGATCGAGGTGCACCCCGACCGCAACCCGATCCTGCGCCTGATGCGCCGGTTCATCCCCGTCACCGACTCCTACCAGGGCCAGCGGTTCCTCGTACGGCGGGAGGGCGACCGGCAGGACGGGCGCGGCCGGTGGGCCGCGACGCCGCTGCTGGCCGTCCTGGTCGCGGTGGAGACCAGCGACATCGTCTTCGCCGTCGACTCGATCCCGGCGATCTTCGCCGTCACCTCCGAGCCGTTCCTCGTCTTCACCTCCAACGCGTTCGCGATCCTGGGGCTGCGGGCGATGTACTTCCTGCTGGCCGGGGCCATGCACCGGTTCGGGTATCTGCGGTACGGCCTGGCGGCCATCCTCGTGTTCGTCGGCGCGAAGATGCTCCTGGCCGACGTGTACAAGATCCCCGTCTGGCTGTCGCTCGCGGTCATCTGCGCCTGCCTCGCGATCGCCGTCGGCGCGAGCCAGTACAAGAACCGCCGCGAGGGGCGCGACGGGACCCGGCTGACCGCCGGAGAGCAGCGGTAG
- a CDS encoding 4'-phosphopantetheinyl transferase family protein: MIGEILPSWVASAERFGDAPEETLFPEERPFIARAVDRRRREFVTGRHCARLALARIGVTPGPIPRGERGAPVWPAGTVGSITHCAGYRAAAVASTGVARAVGIDAEPRAPLPAEVLPTIASPGEIEALRALDDADGEICWDRILFSAKESVYKVWFPITGRWLDFSEAVVDIDASGSFSARLLVGDPAMGTRALSGRWVVSDGHIATSIALPRP, encoded by the coding sequence ATGATCGGCGAGATCCTGCCCTCGTGGGTGGCGTCGGCCGAGAGGTTCGGCGACGCGCCGGAGGAGACGCTGTTCCCGGAGGAGCGGCCCTTCATCGCGCGGGCCGTCGACCGGCGCCGCCGTGAGTTCGTCACCGGACGCCACTGCGCCCGGCTCGCGCTCGCCCGGATCGGCGTGACGCCGGGGCCGATCCCGCGCGGCGAGCGCGGCGCCCCGGTCTGGCCGGCCGGGACGGTCGGCAGCATCACCCACTGCGCCGGGTATCGCGCGGCGGCCGTCGCCTCCACCGGCGTGGCGCGCGCCGTCGGCATCGACGCCGAGCCGCGCGCGCCCCTTCCCGCGGAGGTCCTCCCCACGATCGCCTCCCCCGGGGAGATCGAGGCCCTCCGGGCACTGGACGACGCGGACGGCGAGATCTGCTGGGACAGGATCCTGTTCAGCGCCAAGGAGTCGGTCTACAAGGTCTGGTTCCCGATCACCGGCCGGTGGCTCGACTTCTCCGAGGCGGTGGTGGACATCGACGCCTCCGGCTCGTTCAGCGCGCGGCTCCTGGTCGGCGACCCGGCGATGGGGACCCGCGCCCTGTCCGGCCGGTGGGTGGTGAGCGACGGGCACATCGCGACCTCGATCGCGCTCCCCCGGCCCTGA
- a CDS encoding SDR family oxidoreductase, with product MRVFVTGASGWIGSAVVPELIGAGHEVVGLARSDASAAALTGAGARVCRGTIDDLDILRREAAASDGVIHLAFKHDLAFTGDFRGAADADRRAVETFGEALAGSDRPFVIASGLLGLTPGRVATERDGRGPGSGAGHGDGPEARQATALRTLDLAGHGVRSSVLRLPPTVHGEGDYGFMAVLVGIARDRGVSGHVGDGSNRWPAVHRLDAAHLFRLALEKAPAGSVLHAVADEGVPIRAVAGEIGRHLGLPVVSIAREEAGEHFSWLGGMIGTDAPASSALTRELLGWRPVQPGLLDDLGKGHYFRAG from the coding sequence ATGCGGGTATTCGTCACCGGGGCGTCCGGCTGGATCGGTTCCGCCGTCGTTCCCGAACTCATAGGTGCGGGCCACGAGGTCGTCGGGCTGGCGCGGTCCGACGCCTCGGCCGCCGCCCTCACCGGGGCCGGGGCGCGGGTGTGCCGCGGCACGATCGACGATCTCGACATCCTGAGGCGCGAAGCCGCCGCGTCGGACGGTGTGATCCACCTCGCGTTCAAGCACGATCTCGCCTTCACCGGTGACTTCCGGGGCGCCGCCGACGCGGATCGCCGCGCCGTCGAGACGTTCGGCGAGGCGCTCGCGGGCTCCGACCGCCCGTTCGTGATCGCCTCCGGGCTCCTCGGGCTCACGCCGGGCCGGGTGGCGACCGAACGGGACGGGCGTGGTCCCGGCTCCGGCGCGGGGCACGGCGACGGCCCGGAAGCCCGGCAGGCCACCGCGCTGCGGACGCTCGACCTCGCGGGTCACGGTGTCCGCTCGTCGGTGCTGCGCCTGCCCCCGACGGTGCATGGCGAGGGCGACTACGGCTTCATGGCCGTGCTGGTCGGCATCGCCCGCGACCGTGGCGTCTCCGGTCACGTCGGCGACGGGTCCAACCGCTGGCCCGCGGTGCACCGCCTCGACGCCGCGCACCTGTTCCGCCTCGCGCTGGAGAAGGCCCCGGCGGGATCGGTGCTGCACGCGGTCGCCGACGAGGGCGTGCCGATCCGTGCCGTCGCCGGGGAGATCGGCCGCCATCTCGGCCTGCCGGTGGTCTCGATCGCCCGCGAAGAGGCAGGCGAGCACTTCTCGTGGCTGGGCGGGATGATCGGGACCGACGCACCGGCGTCGAGCGCGCTGACCCGCGAGCTGCTGGGGTGGCGGCCGGTTCAGCCGGGGCTGCTCGACGATCTCGGCAAGGGCCACTACTTCCGCGCCGGATGA
- a CDS encoding TetR/AcrR family transcriptional regulator, whose protein sequence is MGRWEPNARGRLAEAALELYVERGYEQTTVAEIAKRAGLTERTFFRHFADKREVLFSGSEALREHLVNAVAGAPDSAAPIAAVTAAFEEVGVLFQEDRERVLRRQSVISANAELRERELIKLAWWSAALADTLRRRGVADPAASLAAEAGVAAFKIAFERWVGGPGEPGLSQLIRESFGELKTVVAGG, encoded by the coding sequence ATGGGTCGATGGGAGCCGAACGCGCGCGGCCGTCTCGCGGAGGCGGCGCTGGAGCTCTACGTCGAGCGCGGCTACGAGCAGACCACGGTGGCGGAGATCGCCAAGCGGGCGGGACTGACCGAGCGCACCTTCTTCCGGCACTTCGCCGACAAGCGGGAGGTGCTGTTCTCCGGCTCGGAGGCGCTGCGGGAGCACCTCGTGAACGCGGTCGCCGGCGCCCCGGACTCCGCCGCGCCGATCGCGGCGGTGACCGCCGCCTTCGAGGAGGTCGGCGTCCTGTTCCAGGAGGACCGCGAACGCGTTCTGCGGCGGCAATCCGTCATCTCCGCCAACGCCGAGCTGCGGGAGCGCGAGCTGATCAAGCTCGCATGGTGGTCCGCGGCCCTCGCCGACACGCTTCGGCGGCGCGGCGTCGCGGATCCGGCCGCGAGCCTGGCCGCCGAGGCGGGCGTCGCCGCCTTCAAGATCGCATTCGAACGCTGGGTCGGCGGCCCCGGCGAGCCGGGCCTGTCGCAGCTCATCCGGGAGTCGTTCGGCGAACTGAAGACCGTGGTCGCGGGCGGATGA
- a CDS encoding SMP-30/gluconolactonase/LRE family protein, whose product MTGQFTATQASAEVYALAEGPVWDPARKHLLWVDIDAGAVHEGRLDPGTGAVTATTAHTFGGTVGAVAVAADGEFVVAEREVLTRVDTAGRRTELARVLPPGVRSRLNDGAVDPAGRFLIGSMALDDRKGQDVLVRLDGTACVPLDEDLTLSNGLAWSPSGDRLYSIDSVPHVVWERDYDPVTGRTGPRRELFRLADGMPDGMCADAEGNLWIAVFGGGRVECRDPGGRLLAVVEVGAPDVTCPAFAGPDLDVLVITTSASGVDVAEHPGSGHLFTARVGVRGLATPYWVPPRS is encoded by the coding sequence ATGACCGGGCAGTTCACCGCCACGCAGGCGTCCGCGGAGGTGTACGCCCTCGCCGAGGGGCCCGTGTGGGACCCCGCCAGGAAACACCTGCTGTGGGTGGACATCGACGCGGGCGCGGTGCACGAGGGACGGCTCGACCCCGGCACCGGCGCCGTCACCGCCACCACCGCGCACACCTTCGGCGGCACCGTGGGCGCGGTCGCGGTCGCGGCCGACGGTGAGTTCGTCGTCGCCGAGCGCGAGGTCCTCACCCGGGTCGACACCGCCGGCCGCCGCACCGAGCTCGCCCGCGTTCTGCCGCCCGGCGTGCGGAGCAGGCTCAACGACGGAGCCGTGGACCCAGCCGGGCGCTTCCTGATCGGCAGCATGGCGCTGGACGACCGGAAGGGCCAGGACGTGCTGGTCCGCCTCGACGGCACGGCCTGCGTCCCCCTCGACGAGGACCTGACCCTGTCGAACGGCCTGGCCTGGAGCCCCTCGGGCGACCGCCTGTACAGCATCGACAGCGTCCCGCACGTGGTGTGGGAGCGCGACTACGACCCGGTCACCGGCCGGACCGGGCCGCGGCGGGAGCTGTTCCGGCTCGCCGACGGCATGCCCGACGGGATGTGCGCCGACGCCGAGGGCAACCTGTGGATCGCCGTCTTCGGGGGCGGCCGGGTCGAGTGCCGCGATCCCGGCGGGCGCCTGCTCGCCGTCGTCGAGGTCGGCGCGCCTGACGTCACCTGCCCGGCCTTCGCCGGGCCGGATCTCGACGTCCTCGTCATCACCACGTCCGCCAGTGGCGTCGATGTGGCCGAACACCCGGGGTCCGGGCACTTGTTCACCGCCAGGGTCGGCGTACGCGGCCTGGCGACGCCCTACTGGGTGCCGCCCCGATCATGA
- a CDS encoding zinc-dependent alcohol dehydrogenase, whose amino-acid sequence MRALVITGPGRAEVKDVEPPVAAPGQVVVDVERVGVCGTDVELFTGEMSYLHSGDARYPLRPGHEWCGVVTALGEGVDPGWLGRRVTGDTQLGCRRCGLCRDGLHHVCPDRAEIGIRKNFPGGLAERLAVPAWALHALPETIDATTGALVEPGGNALRAVRGAAAGPGDRLLVLGTGTIGLLVALLARARGTEVHLLGRDEPTLGLARDLGFAGVWTRASLPSLPWHAVVDASNAADLPALAFDLVRPGGRVVCIGLAGSPSRIDTRDLAFKDVTAVGVLGGSAGLAGTIEAYADGSVDARPLVAATVGLDDVAGVLAGRRPAGAGPGPKIHIDPRR is encoded by the coding sequence GTGCGCGCACTGGTCATCACCGGCCCCGGCAGGGCCGAGGTCAAGGACGTCGAGCCGCCGGTCGCCGCGCCGGGGCAGGTGGTCGTGGACGTCGAGCGGGTCGGCGTCTGCGGCACCGACGTGGAGCTGTTCACCGGCGAGATGAGCTACCTGCACTCCGGCGACGCCCGGTATCCGCTGCGTCCCGGCCACGAGTGGTGCGGCGTCGTCACGGCGCTCGGCGAGGGCGTGGACCCCGGCTGGCTGGGCCGCCGCGTCACCGGCGACACCCAGCTCGGCTGCCGTCGCTGCGGCCTCTGCCGCGACGGCCTTCACCACGTCTGCCCCGACCGGGCCGAGATCGGCATCCGCAAGAACTTCCCCGGGGGGCTGGCCGAGCGGCTGGCCGTACCGGCGTGGGCCCTGCACGCGCTGCCGGAGACGATCGACGCGACGACGGGCGCGCTCGTCGAACCCGGCGGCAACGCCCTGCGCGCGGTGCGCGGCGCCGCCGCCGGACCCGGCGACCGGCTGCTGGTGCTGGGCACGGGCACGATCGGCCTGCTCGTCGCGCTGCTCGCACGGGCGCGGGGCACCGAGGTGCACCTGCTGGGCCGCGACGAGCCCACGCTGGGGCTGGCCCGTGATCTCGGCTTCGCGGGCGTCTGGACCCGCGCCTCACTCCCGTCCCTGCCGTGGCACGCCGTCGTCGACGCCTCCAACGCGGCCGACCTCCCGGCACTCGCGTTCGACCTGGTCAGGCCGGGTGGCCGGGTAGTCTGTATCGGTCTCGCGGGGTCCCCCAGCCGCATCGACACCCGCGACCTCGCGTTCAAGGACGTCACCGCCGTGGGCGTGCTCGGCGGCTCGGCCGGTCTGGCCGGGACCATCGAGGCGTACGCGGACGGATCGGTCGACGCCCGCCCGCTCGTGGCCGCCACCGTGGGCCTGGACGACGTCGCCGGCGTGCTGGCGGGACGCCGCCCGGCCGGCGCGGGTCCCGGCCCGAAGATCCACATCGACCCCCGGCGATAG
- a CDS encoding FAD-binding and (Fe-S)-binding domain-containing protein: MSLSDAEAQARPRRPRPSDPAVLAAVETAVPGIVRARASDRLGMAHDASHYLLTPQAVLVPESAAQVAALMRTGLPLTFRSGGTSLSGQGVSEHLLVDTRRHFRSVEVLDGGARVRVQPGAVLRQVNARLAAYGRKLGPDPASESACTIGGVVANNSSGMTCGTHANTYRTLESLVLVLPSGTVLDTGAPDADARLRALEPALAEGLVRLRDRVRGNPDSVGRIEAQFSLKNTMGYGLNSFLDHDSPAQILAHLVVGSEGTLAFVAEAVLRTVPAHRLAATGLVVFPALREAMAAVPEIVAAGPAAVELLDAESLRVAATDPYADDVLRTMEVRDHAALLVEWQESDPAPLAAREREAARVFARLDLAAPARLSGDTAGRAALWRIRKNLYAAVAGARPSGTTALLEDVAVPVPALADLCDDLAELFSRHGYERSVIFGHAKDGNLHFMLNERFDTDLDRYEEFTEEMVAAVLGRGGTLKAEHGTGRVMAPFVRRQYGDELYDVMREVKRLCDPAGTLNPGVVLTDDPRAHLRDLKTVVTVEPEVDRCVECGYCEPVCPSRDLTTTPRQRIVLRREIAAARAAGDHALARRLEEEYDYDAVDTCAVDGMCATACPVLINTGDLTKRLRGERHGRAARAGWKTAARHWGAVTRAMDLAMDAAAAAPAGLVEGASRAARAVAGPDAVPQWSRDLPRGGTPRRAAPIPDADAVYVPSCLNTLFAPADGGPGVMAALRRLAERAGLRLHVPEGVESLCCGTPWSSKGFGEGYEVMGRRVRETLLSATRGGRLPVVSDAASCTEGFERLVAAASPAVRVLDAVTFVAEHVLPRLPQPAEGRRLASLALHPTCSSTRLGLDAAVAEIAGVVAKEVVVPEGWQCCAFAGDRGMLHPELTASATRAEAASVAEGGFAAHASVNRTCEIGMTRATGETYHHLLELLDEVTGGGTGTPGSAVT; the protein is encoded by the coding sequence ATGAGCCTTTCCGATGCCGAGGCGCAGGCCCGGCCGCGACGGCCGAGACCGTCCGACCCCGCCGTTCTGGCGGCGGTGGAGACCGCCGTGCCGGGGATCGTCCGGGCCCGGGCCAGTGACCGGCTCGGCATGGCCCACGACGCCTCGCACTACCTGCTGACCCCGCAGGCCGTACTCGTGCCGGAGAGCGCCGCGCAGGTGGCGGCGCTGATGCGGACCGGCCTGCCGCTGACCTTCCGGTCCGGCGGCACCAGCCTGAGCGGGCAGGGCGTGAGCGAGCACCTGCTCGTCGACACCCGCAGGCACTTCAGGAGCGTCGAGGTGCTCGACGGCGGCGCCCGCGTCCGGGTGCAGCCCGGCGCCGTGCTGCGGCAGGTCAACGCCCGGCTCGCCGCGTACGGCCGCAAGCTTGGCCCCGACCCGGCCAGCGAGTCGGCGTGCACGATCGGCGGGGTCGTCGCCAACAACTCCAGCGGGATGACCTGCGGCACCCACGCCAACACGTACCGGACACTGGAGTCGCTGGTCCTCGTGCTGCCCAGCGGGACCGTCCTCGACACCGGCGCGCCCGACGCCGACGCGCGCCTGCGCGCCCTCGAACCCGCCCTGGCCGAGGGCCTGGTGCGGCTGCGCGACCGCGTCCGCGGCAACCCGGACTCGGTAGGCCGGATCGAGGCGCAGTTCTCCCTCAAGAACACGATGGGCTACGGCCTCAACAGCTTCCTCGACCACGACTCGCCGGCCCAGATCCTCGCCCATCTCGTGGTGGGCAGCGAGGGCACGCTCGCGTTCGTCGCGGAGGCCGTCCTGCGGACCGTGCCGGCGCACCGCCTCGCCGCGACCGGCCTGGTCGTCTTCCCGGCCCTTCGGGAGGCGATGGCGGCGGTGCCGGAGATCGTCGCCGCAGGGCCGGCCGCCGTCGAGCTGCTCGACGCGGAGTCGCTGCGGGTGGCCGCGACCGACCCGTACGCCGACGACGTCCTGCGCACCATGGAGGTGCGCGATCACGCGGCGCTGCTGGTGGAGTGGCAGGAGTCCGACCCCGCGCCGCTCGCCGCACGCGAGCGGGAGGCCGCGCGGGTCTTCGCCCGGCTGGACCTCGCCGCGCCCGCCCGCCTCAGCGGGGACACCGCCGGGCGGGCGGCCCTGTGGCGGATCCGCAAGAACCTGTACGCCGCGGTCGCCGGCGCCCGGCCCAGCGGCACGACGGCGTTGCTGGAGGACGTGGCGGTCCCGGTGCCCGCCCTGGCCGATCTCTGCGACGACCTCGCGGAGCTGTTCTCCAGGCACGGCTACGAGCGCAGTGTGATCTTCGGGCACGCCAAGGACGGCAACCTGCACTTCATGCTCAACGAGCGGTTCGACACGGACCTCGACCGCTACGAGGAGTTCACCGAGGAGATGGTCGCCGCCGTGCTCGGCCGAGGCGGCACCCTCAAGGCCGAGCACGGCACCGGACGGGTCATGGCGCCCTTCGTGCGCCGCCAGTACGGCGACGAGCTGTACGACGTCATGCGCGAGGTCAAGCGACTGTGCGACCCCGCCGGCACCCTCAACCCCGGCGTCGTGCTGACCGACGACCCGCGGGCGCACCTGCGCGACCTCAAGACCGTCGTCACCGTCGAGCCCGAGGTCGACCGGTGCGTGGAGTGCGGCTACTGCGAGCCGGTGTGCCCGAGCCGGGACCTCACCACGACCCCGCGCCAGCGCATCGTGCTGCGCCGCGAGATCGCCGCGGCCCGGGCGGCGGGCGACCACGCGCTCGCGCGGCGGCTGGAGGAGGAGTACGACTACGACGCCGTCGACACCTGCGCCGTCGACGGCATGTGCGCCACGGCCTGTCCCGTGCTGATCAACACCGGCGACCTCACCAAGCGCCTGCGCGGCGAACGGCACGGGCGTGCGGCGCGGGCGGGCTGGAAGACCGCCGCCAGGCACTGGGGCGCGGTGACCCGCGCCATGGACCTCGCCATGGACGCGGCCGCCGCGGCCCCGGCCGGGCTCGTGGAGGGAGCGAGCCGGGCGGCCCGCGCGGTGGCCGGCCCCGACGCCGTCCCCCAGTGGAGCCGCGACCTGCCGCGCGGCGGCACGCCCCGGCGCGCCGCGCCGATCCCGGACGCCGACGCGGTGTACGTGCCGTCCTGCCTGAACACCCTGTTCGCCCCCGCCGACGGCGGTCCCGGCGTCATGGCCGCCCTGCGGCGGCTCGCGGAGCGGGCCGGCCTGCGGCTGCACGTGCCCGAGGGCGTCGAGAGCCTGTGCTGCGGCACACCGTGGTCCTCCAAGGGCTTCGGCGAGGGTTACGAGGTGATGGGCCGCCGGGTGCGGGAGACCCTGCTGAGCGCGACCCGCGGCGGCCGGCTCCCGGTGGTCAGCGACGCCGCCTCCTGCACGGAGGGGTTCGAACGGCTCGTGGCCGCCGCCTCCCCCGCCGTACGGGTGCTCGACGCGGTGACCTTCGTGGCCGAGCACGTCCTGCCGCGGCTGCCGCAGCCGGCGGAGGGCCGCAGGCTGGCCTCGCTGGCCCTGCATCCGACCTGCTCGTCCACCCGGCTCGGCCTCGACGCCGCCGTCGCCGAGATCGCCGGGGTGGTGGCGAAGGAGGTCGTCGTCCCCGAGGGCTGGCAGTGCTGTGCCTTCGCCGGCGACCGGGGCATGCTGCATCCGGAGCTGACCGCCTCCGCCACCCGCGCCGAGGCCGCCTCCGTGGCCGAGGGCGGCTTCGCCGCGCACGCGTCGGTCAACCGCACGTGCGAGATCGGCATGACCCGTGCCACCGGCGAGACCTACCATCACCTGCTGGAGCTGCTCGACGAGGTCACGGGCGGGGGCACGGGGACGCCCGGCTCTGCGGTAACTTGA